GAAGCGTCGCCCCGCCGGCTCTGCTGCCCCTTCTGCCGCCGGCACAGCCCGGTGCCCGGCGGGGACGCGCAGTGGCTGCAGGACGACAGCGAGGGGCTGGCGGGCCGTGAGGGGGCCCAGAAGCGGGCCCCCCCCACAACCCCCGAggtcctgctctgccccagtGTGCTGGAGCCCCTGGCAGAGCCCTCGCCCAGCTCCGACTGCCTGGTCGTCACCATCCTGCAGGTGCCTGAGGACGTGGTGCCGCCCGAGGGGCTGCGTGGGCTGGACGTGGTCCAGCTCTACCGCCCCAGCAGCCCGGTCGCGCTGCCCAGCCGCGGCCCCGCGCCCAAGGGCCGCTCGTGGACGTGGCGAGCGGCCCCGCGCTGCCTGCTGGGCACGCTCTGCCTCCTCtactgcagctccctgccctttGGCATCTACCTCCTGCTCACTGAGCACCACAGCCTGGGCG
The nucleotide sequence above comes from Oxyura jamaicensis isolate SHBP4307 breed ruddy duck chromosome 20 unlocalized genomic scaffold, BPBGC_Ojam_1.0 oxy20_random_OJ88439, whole genome shotgun sequence. Encoded proteins:
- the LOC118158146 gene encoding E3 ubiquitin-protein ligase RNF182-like — translated: MTHTDGTRGSSQPPALAAHEPECQICYSRYDARARRPKLLRCGHRLCARCLRKMVALGEASPRRLCCPFCRRHSPVPGGDAQWLQDDSEGLAGREGAQKRAPPTTPEVLLCPSVLEPLAEPSPSSDCLVVTILQVPEDVVPPEGLRGLDVVQLYRPSSPVALPSRGPAPKGRSWTWRAAPRCLLGTLCLLYCSSLPFGIYLLLTEHHSLGAALVSLLPASLLLCISYSLCQCLCREIFAFPSS